In one Steroidobacteraceae bacterium genomic region, the following are encoded:
- a CDS encoding LapA family protein: MSRLRFYAGALLGTLVSVFALQNLQDVQVRLFLWYLELPLVVVVASATVIGALWASLWLAVRRRRRAKLDFDV; this comes from the coding sequence ATGTCGCGCTTGCGATTCTACGCCGGTGCGCTGCTTGGAACCCTGGTTTCGGTTTTCGCCCTGCAGAATCTGCAGGACGTGCAGGTGCGCCTGTTTCTCTGGTATCTGGAACTACCGCTGGTGGTGGTCGTCGCCTCGGCCACCGTGATCGGCGCGCTCTGGGCGTCCTTGTGGCTCGCCGTCAGGCGACGTCGCCGCGCGAAACTCGATTTCGATGTTTGA
- a CDS encoding enoyl-ACP reductase encodes MAFMQGKRALIIGVASDRSIAWGIAQAMHREGAELAFTYANDKLKDRVEPLAHSLGSSLVLPLDVTDDSQIEAVFARLRKDWGRLDVLVHAVAYAPREALTGDFVECTTREAFRIAHDVSSYSLTALARAAEPLLAGHDSAVVTLSYLGAVRSIPNYNVMGLAKASLEANVRFLALDLGPKGVRVNGISAGPVKTLAAAGIPGFRKMMGRVAEVAPLKRNVTLDDVGNAAAFLCSDLARGITGEILYVDSGFSTVGMSFPHEGE; translated from the coding sequence ATGGCTTTCATGCAGGGCAAGCGCGCGCTGATCATCGGCGTGGCGTCGGATCGGTCAATCGCCTGGGGTATTGCCCAGGCCATGCATCGCGAGGGGGCCGAACTCGCCTTTACGTACGCGAACGACAAACTGAAGGACCGGGTAGAACCGCTTGCCCATTCGCTGGGGTCGTCGCTCGTTCTGCCGCTCGATGTTACCGATGATAGCCAGATCGAGGCGGTGTTCGCGCGCCTTCGCAAGGATTGGGGCCGGTTGGACGTACTGGTCCACGCCGTCGCCTACGCGCCGCGCGAGGCACTCACCGGAGATTTCGTGGAATGCACAACACGCGAGGCATTTCGCATTGCACACGATGTATCCAGCTACAGCCTGACTGCGCTTGCACGCGCGGCCGAGCCCTTGCTCGCTGGCCACGACTCGGCCGTAGTCACCCTGTCCTACCTGGGCGCGGTGCGTTCAATACCGAATTACAACGTCATGGGACTCGCCAAAGCGAGCCTCGAAGCCAACGTCCGCTTCCTGGCGCTCGATCTCGGGCCGAAGGGAGTGCGCGTCAATGGCATCTCGGCGGGACCGGTCAAGACACTGGCGGCTGCCGGAATCCCGGGATTTCGCAAGATGATGGGCCGCGTCGCGGAGGTGGCACCGCTCAAGCGCAATGTCACGCTCGATGACGTCGGCAATGCCGCCGCATTTCTCTGCTCCGACCTGGCCCGCGGCATCACCGGTGAAATTCTCTATGTCGACAGCGGCTTCAGCACCGTCGGCATGAGCTTTCCGCACGAAGGCGAATAA
- a CDS encoding LysM peptidoglycan-binding domain-containing protein, with the protein MKDQTSKPAIIVLAAVALFAMGACSTLRAPVAMQGESLAPAPATDGSVATAAETVDPAAARADGSATHLGDEPGAGGHAQGDDEPGDPLLEPLRPLEAPLAANARVVSDLFDRIRDGFALEDRSSRSIDSQLYWYVRNPDYLDRVFSRAGLYLYHIVEEVQARQMPMEIALLPLIESAFQPYAYSRARASGLWQFVPGTGERFGLKQNWWYDGRRDVIEATRGALDYLAFLHDKFNGDWLLAVAAYNCGEYCVARAVRQNLAAGRSADFFSLRLPSETRSYVPKLLAMKRLIADPEGYGIAISAIRDEPYFTVVPLPGQIDMKLAAELAGISAEELYELNSAFHRFATDPAGPHRLLIPADTADVFRESVATLSPDELMRVSHHDIAAGETLASIATQYHTQPHVIRELNDLGPNDLLRVGSDLRVPSGATALPEKVMLAAARVDGGLHRVRGRPVVHVVRRGDSLWTIARRNNMNVATLARINGINPRSTLRTGQRLVLNPAARASSAPAASTNNATAADSGTKRQVTYVVRRGDNLWQIARIFQVTVTQIAQWNGLTTRSILRPGQRLKIHVSRKG; encoded by the coding sequence TTGAAGGATCAGACCTCAAAGCCGGCGATCATTGTCCTGGCAGCCGTGGCCCTGTTTGCCATGGGCGCCTGCTCGACGCTGCGCGCGCCTGTGGCCATGCAGGGCGAATCCCTCGCGCCAGCGCCGGCGACCGACGGCTCCGTCGCGACGGCAGCCGAAACTGTCGATCCTGCGGCGGCACGAGCCGATGGCTCGGCAACCCACCTGGGCGACGAACCTGGCGCTGGTGGTCACGCGCAGGGCGATGACGAGCCGGGCGATCCGCTGCTCGAGCCACTGCGGCCACTGGAAGCACCGCTCGCCGCCAATGCGCGGGTCGTCAGCGACTTGTTCGACCGCATTCGCGATGGATTCGCACTCGAGGATCGCAGCTCGCGCAGCATCGACAGCCAGCTCTACTGGTATGTGCGCAATCCCGACTACCTGGACCGGGTGTTCTCACGCGCGGGGCTCTACCTCTACCACATCGTCGAAGAAGTCCAGGCCCGGCAGATGCCGATGGAAATCGCGTTGCTGCCGCTGATCGAGAGCGCGTTCCAGCCCTATGCTTATTCGCGTGCCCGCGCCTCGGGCCTGTGGCAGTTCGTACCGGGCACGGGTGAGCGCTTCGGCCTGAAGCAGAACTGGTGGTACGACGGACGCCGCGATGTCATCGAGGCGACGCGTGGCGCACTCGATTACCTGGCATTCCTGCACGACAAATTCAACGGTGACTGGCTGCTCGCGGTCGCCGCCTACAACTGTGGGGAATACTGCGTGGCGCGCGCTGTCCGGCAGAACCTTGCGGCTGGGCGCTCGGCGGATTTCTTCAGTCTGCGCCTGCCGAGCGAGACACGCTCCTATGTCCCGAAGCTGCTGGCAATGAAGCGGCTCATTGCGGATCCGGAAGGCTATGGAATAGCGATTTCAGCAATCCGCGACGAACCCTATTTCACCGTTGTGCCATTGCCCGGACAGATCGACATGAAGCTCGCGGCCGAGCTCGCGGGCATCAGCGCGGAGGAGCTCTATGAGCTCAATTCGGCATTTCACCGCTTTGCCACTGACCCGGCCGGCCCGCATCGCCTGCTGATTCCCGCCGACACCGCTGATGTCTTTCGCGAAAGCGTAGCAACGCTTTCACCTGACGAGCTGATGCGTGTCTCACACCACGACATTGCGGCCGGCGAGACGCTCGCAAGCATCGCGACGCAGTATCACACACAGCCCCATGTCATACGCGAGCTCAATGATCTTGGCCCGAACGACCTGCTGCGCGTCGGCAGTGATTTGCGCGTTCCCTCGGGCGCCACCGCCCTGCCGGAGAAAGTGATGCTCGCCGCAGCGCGAGTCGACGGCGGTTTGCATCGGGTGCGCGGCCGACCGGTCGTTCACGTGGTGCGCCGTGGCGATTCCCTTTGGACGATCGCACGCCGCAACAACATGAACGTCGCGACGCTTGCGCGCATCAATGGCATCAACCCGCGTTCGACGTTGCGCACGGGACAGCGGCTCGTATTGAATCCTGCGGCCCGCGCGTCGAGCGCCCCTGCCGCAAGCACGAACAACGCGACCGCCGCCGATTCCGGCACGAAACGCCAGGTCACCTATGTGGTTCGCCGTGGTGACAACCTCTGGCAGATCGCGCGCATCTTCCAGGTCACCGTCACCCAGATTGCGCAGTGGAACGGACTGACCACAAGGTCCATACTGAGACCCGGCCAGCGATTGAAGATTCACGTCAGCCGCAAAGGCTGA
- a CDS encoding methyltransferase domain-containing protein, with amino-acid sequence MSSSTTAPRAWWQANPGAGLLHVEASLLRDELDNVFGWEMLQVGDWGPPGQLLRGARTRRQTAIGGLGQVQARAAQLPIASDSIDAVLLPHTLEYEIDPYAVIREVDRVLVGEGTLLILGFRPLGPWGMRALAARHGFPPGLKRVNREGRLRDWLKLLGYEVAPPRHYLYSLPMRRWGEPLPSQDSPAALRRGWWYPLPASAYILRARKRLFTLTPVRQRRSDRRRLLGGLANPTTQARL; translated from the coding sequence ATGAGTTCAAGCACCACCGCCCCCCGCGCCTGGTGGCAGGCCAACCCCGGCGCAGGCCTTCTGCACGTCGAGGCGTCGCTGCTGCGCGACGAGCTGGACAATGTCTTCGGCTGGGAAATGTTGCAGGTCGGCGACTGGGGGCCACCGGGACAGCTCCTGCGCGGGGCTCGCACGCGCCGACAGACGGCAATCGGCGGATTGGGCCAGGTCCAGGCTCGCGCCGCGCAACTGCCCATTGCAAGCGACAGCATCGATGCCGTGCTGCTACCGCACACGCTGGAATACGAAATCGACCCTTACGCCGTCATTCGCGAGGTTGACCGCGTGCTGGTCGGCGAGGGCACGTTGCTGATCCTGGGATTTCGTCCGTTGGGGCCCTGGGGCATGCGCGCCCTCGCGGCGCGACACGGCTTTCCGCCGGGACTGAAGCGCGTGAATCGCGAAGGGCGGTTGCGCGACTGGTTGAAACTCCTGGGATACGAAGTCGCACCGCCGCGTCACTACCTGTACAGCCTGCCGATGCGACGCTGGGGCGAACCTCTGCCGTCCCAGGACAGCCCGGCGGCGCTGCGCCGCGGCTGGTGGTATCCGCTGCCTGCGAGCGCTTATATCCTGAGAGCACGTAAACGGCTGTTTACCTTGACGCCCGTGCGTCAACGACGCAGTGACCGGCGTCGCCTGCTGGGCGGTCTGGCGAACCCCACCACGCAGGCACGACTTTGA
- the rnhA gene encoding ribonuclease HI codes for MNRVIIHTDGACRGNPGPGGWAAVLRYGENEREISGALAETTNNRMELMAVIEALRALKRNVSADIYTDSRYVQQGISEWLPEWKRRGWRTASRKPVKNQDLWQTLDELTNGHELRWHWVKGHAGHPENERADALANQAIDRLLG; via the coding sequence TTGAATCGCGTCATCATCCACACCGACGGCGCCTGCCGCGGCAATCCGGGCCCGGGCGGCTGGGCGGCCGTATTGCGCTACGGGGAGAACGAACGTGAGATCAGCGGCGCGCTGGCCGAGACGACCAACAATCGCATGGAACTGATGGCGGTCATCGAAGCCTTGCGCGCCTTGAAGCGCAATGTCAGCGCCGACATCTACACGGACTCGCGCTACGTGCAGCAGGGCATCAGCGAATGGCTGCCCGAGTGGAAACGTCGCGGCTGGCGCACCGCGTCACGCAAACCCGTCAAGAACCAGGACCTGTGGCAGACACTCGATGAACTGACCAACGGTCATGAACTGCGCTGGCACTGGGTGAAGGGGCATGCCGGACATCCCGAAAACGAGCGCGCGGATGCGCTGGCCAACCAGGCGATCGACCGCTTGCTCGGTTAG
- the dnaQ gene encoding DNA polymerase III subunit epsilon produces MRQVVLDTETTGLDVSLGHRVIEIGCVEIVNRRPTDRCFHRYLNPERDIEEGALAVHGLTRERLAGEPRFADVAEELVEFIAGAELVIHNAGFDVGFLDAEFARLGGESPKVNSLCKVLDTLALAREMHPGQRNSLDALCKRYNVDNSHRDLHGALLDARILADVYLTMTGGQAALALSAQPLAQSGVGGANAGTTRKNRAANLIVIKPNAEERTLHEQLLDRIAKEAGGRCLFRPDNADNA; encoded by the coding sequence ATGCGACAGGTCGTGCTGGATACCGAAACGACGGGACTCGATGTCTCCTTGGGGCACCGGGTGATCGAAATCGGTTGTGTCGAAATCGTCAATCGCCGGCCGACGGATCGTTGTTTTCATCGCTATCTCAATCCCGAGCGCGATATCGAAGAAGGCGCGCTTGCGGTGCACGGCCTGACCCGCGAGCGTCTCGCAGGCGAGCCCAGGTTCGCCGACGTCGCCGAAGAGCTGGTCGAATTCATCGCTGGCGCGGAACTCGTCATTCACAATGCCGGCTTCGACGTCGGTTTTCTGGACGCGGAATTCGCTCGCCTGGGCGGCGAATCGCCCAAAGTGAACTCACTGTGCAAGGTGCTCGATACTCTGGCATTGGCCCGGGAGATGCACCCCGGGCAGCGCAACAGCCTCGATGCGCTCTGCAAGCGCTACAACGTCGACAACTCACACCGCGATTTGCATGGCGCCCTCCTCGATGCACGTATCCTTGCCGATGTCTACCTGACCATGACCGGCGGCCAGGCCGCATTGGCGCTGAGTGCGCAACCCCTTGCGCAATCCGGCGTCGGGGGTGCCAACGCCGGCACCACTCGAAAAAACCGTGCGGCAAATCTCATTGTCATCAAGCCGAATGCCGAGGAACGGACCTTGCACGAGCAGTTGCTCGATCGCATCGCAAAAGAGGCGGGCGGGCGCTGCCTGTTTCGCCCGGACAATGCCGATAACGCATGA
- the tviB gene encoding Vi polysaccharide biosynthesis UDP-N-acetylglucosamine C-6 dehydrogenase TviB, translating into MARKASNGPAFSMRRCRLGVVGLGYVGLPLAVEFGKHFDTVGFDVKPARIDELRRGCDSTLEVSRAELRAAHRLIITGDLAQLRKCRVFIVTVPTPIDDYKRPDLTPLERASETVSKVLKKGDVVVYESTVYPGCTEEICVPILERLSGLKFNRDFFVGYSPERINPGDKQHRLTTIRKVTSGSTPEAAEFVDKIYAAIVTAGTHRASSIRVAEAAKVIENTQRDVNIALINELALIFNRLGIDTEEVLVAAGTKWNFLNFRPGLVGGHCIGVDPYYLTHKAQEVGYHPEMILAGRRINDNMSLYVAGEVARLMLSRRIHVHGGRILVLGLTFKENCPDIRNTKVVDVVRELREMGAQVDVHDPWASSAEAKHEYGFGLVSRLKPRFYDAVVLAVAHEQYREMGITEVRRLCRKSHVIYDVKHLFPAELVDGRL; encoded by the coding sequence ATGGCAAGAAAAGCAAGCAACGGACCAGCATTCAGCATGCGGCGCTGCCGCCTGGGCGTCGTAGGCCTTGGCTACGTCGGGCTGCCGCTGGCGGTCGAGTTCGGCAAACATTTCGATACCGTCGGCTTCGATGTCAAACCGGCGCGCATCGACGAATTGCGTCGCGGATGTGACAGCACCCTCGAAGTCAGCCGCGCCGAGTTGCGCGCCGCGCATCGCTTGATCATCACCGGTGACCTGGCGCAGCTGCGCAAATGTCGTGTGTTCATCGTCACGGTGCCGACGCCGATCGACGATTACAAGCGGCCGGATCTCACGCCGCTCGAGCGCGCGAGCGAGACGGTCAGCAAGGTCCTCAAGAAGGGCGACGTCGTCGTCTACGAGTCCACGGTGTACCCGGGCTGCACCGAGGAAATCTGCGTGCCTATCCTGGAGCGCCTGTCCGGGCTCAAATTCAATCGCGATTTTTTCGTCGGCTATAGCCCCGAGCGCATCAATCCCGGCGACAAGCAGCATCGCCTTACGACCATCCGCAAGGTCACCTCAGGATCGACGCCCGAGGCCGCGGAGTTCGTCGACAAGATCTATGCGGCCATTGTCACTGCGGGCACGCACAGGGCAAGCAGCATACGCGTCGCCGAAGCGGCCAAGGTCATCGAGAACACCCAGCGCGACGTCAATATCGCGCTCATCAATGAGCTTGCGCTCATCTTCAATCGCCTTGGAATCGATACCGAAGAAGTCCTGGTGGCGGCCGGGACCAAGTGGAACTTCCTCAACTTCCGGCCGGGTCTGGTCGGGGGGCATTGCATCGGCGTCGATCCCTACTATCTGACCCACAAGGCGCAGGAAGTCGGCTATCACCCGGAGATGATCCTCGCGGGGCGGCGCATCAACGACAACATGAGCCTGTACGTGGCGGGCGAAGTCGCGCGCCTGATGCTGAGCCGGCGCATCCATGTGCACGGCGGTCGCATCCTCGTGCTGGGCCTCACCTTCAAGGAAAATTGCCCGGATATCCGCAACACCAAGGTCGTCGATGTCGTGCGCGAGCTTCGCGAAATGGGTGCACAGGTCGATGTGCACGACCCCTGGGCCTCGAGCGCCGAGGCGAAACACGAATATGGCTTCGGCCTGGTGAGTCGCCTCAAGCCGCGCTTCTACGATGCCGTGGTGCTGGCGGTGGCGCATGAGCAGTACCGCGAAATGGGCATTACCGAGGTACGGCGCCTGTGCCGCAAGAGCCACGTGATCTACGACGTCAAGCATCTGTTTCCGGCGGAGCTCGTCGACGGCCGCCTCTGA
- a CDS encoding NAD-dependent epimerase, translated as MGMKLLVTGAAGFIGYHTALRLLERGDEVVGLDNLNDYYDPNLKQARLRRLQDHAGFSFVKLDLADRSAMAELFRSGSFQRVIHLAAQAGVRYSLENPFAYVDSNVTGTLNVLEGCRYNHIEHLVYASTSSVYGMNTNMPFSVHHPVNHPLSLYASTKKANELMAHNYAALFKLPTTGLRFFTVYGPWGRPDMALFLFTRNILAGKPIDVFNHGHHKRDFTYVTDIAEGVIRACDRTATANPDWNSQAPDPGSSSAPWRLYNIGNNAPVELLRYIEVLEDCLGRKAEKNMLPLQAGDVPDTEADVDDLIRDVGYRPATTVEVGVRRFVEWYLDYYRGRDPQPTRVVNLG; from the coding sequence ATGGGTATGAAGCTGCTGGTCACCGGCGCTGCGGGATTCATTGGGTATCACACCGCGCTGCGCCTCCTCGAACGTGGCGACGAGGTTGTCGGGCTCGACAACCTCAACGACTACTACGATCCGAACCTCAAACAGGCGCGCCTTCGGCGATTGCAGGATCACGCCGGTTTCAGCTTCGTCAAACTCGATCTGGCGGATCGGTCGGCCATGGCCGAGCTTTTCCGCAGCGGCAGTTTCCAGCGCGTCATCCACCTGGCTGCGCAGGCGGGCGTGCGCTATTCGCTCGAAAATCCATTTGCTTATGTCGACAGCAATGTGACCGGCACGCTCAATGTGCTCGAGGGTTGCCGCTACAATCACATCGAGCACCTGGTCTATGCGTCGACCAGCTCGGTCTATGGCATGAACACCAACATGCCGTTCTCCGTTCACCACCCGGTCAATCACCCGCTCTCACTCTACGCCTCGACGAAAAAGGCGAACGAGTTGATGGCGCATAACTACGCGGCGCTGTTCAAGCTGCCGACGACGGGTCTGCGATTCTTTACCGTATACGGGCCCTGGGGTCGGCCCGACATGGCGCTGTTCCTCTTTACGCGCAATATTCTCGCTGGCAAACCGATCGACGTGTTCAACCACGGTCATCACAAGCGTGATTTCACCTACGTCACGGACATCGCAGAGGGTGTGATACGCGCCTGTGACCGCACCGCTACCGCCAATCCGGATTGGAACAGCCAGGCGCCTGATCCAGGTTCATCGAGTGCGCCATGGCGGCTCTATAACATCGGCAACAATGCACCGGTCGAACTGCTGCGCTACATCGAAGTGCTCGAGGATTGTCTCGGTCGCAAGGCCGAGAAGAACATGCTGCCTCTGCAGGCGGGCGACGTCCCCGATACCGAGGCGGACGTGGACGACCTGATCCGCGACGTCGGGTATCGGCCGGCCACGACGGTCGAGGTCGGCGTACGGCGCTTCGTCGAGTGGTATCTCGACTACTACCGGGGCCGGGATCCTCAGCCGACGCGGGTCGTCAACCTGGGCTAG
- a CDS encoding DegT/DnrJ/EryC1/StrS family aminotransferase, giving the protein MRVPLLDLKPQYQSLKTELDAAMLRVADSQAFILGPQVRALETSVAAYCQCDYGIGVSSGTDALLVALMVLDIGAGDEVITTPYTFFATAGTIARVGARPVFCDIERDTFNLSPTAVADWIETHCEMRAGRLVNRDTGGIVKALMPVHLYGQVADMDGLMQIARKFGLRVIEDAAQAIGSADAGGRAACSLGDIGCLSFFPTKNLGAFGDAGMCVTNDPALAQRLEIFRVHGSKPKYYHAFVGGNFRLDEIQAAVLNVKLPHLDAWSEARQRNARIYDQAFQKAQLGARVVTPPATSGARHIYNQYVLRVQERDKLRAWLAEQGVGTEIYYPLALHQQACFAYLGHGERDFPESERAAAESLALPIYPELTEAQLHYVVERIVAFYQGS; this is encoded by the coding sequence ATGCGCGTTCCGCTCCTTGATCTCAAGCCTCAGTACCAATCCCTGAAAACCGAGCTCGACGCGGCCATGCTGCGCGTCGCGGATTCGCAAGCTTTCATTCTGGGCCCGCAAGTGCGCGCACTCGAGACCTCGGTCGCCGCGTACTGCCAATGCGACTACGGCATCGGCGTATCCTCTGGCACCGATGCGCTGCTGGTGGCGCTCATGGTGCTCGACATCGGTGCCGGCGATGAAGTCATTACCACGCCCTACACCTTTTTTGCCACCGCGGGCACCATCGCACGTGTCGGCGCTCGACCGGTGTTCTGCGACATCGAGCGCGATACGTTCAATCTCTCACCCACTGCGGTTGCCGACTGGATCGAGACGCATTGCGAGATGCGCGCGGGGAGGCTCGTCAATCGAGACACCGGTGGCATCGTCAAGGCCCTGATGCCGGTGCATCTGTATGGCCAGGTCGCAGACATGGATGGCTTGATGCAGATCGCCCGGAAGTTCGGACTGCGCGTCATCGAAGACGCTGCCCAGGCCATCGGCAGCGCGGACGCCGGCGGGCGCGCCGCCTGCAGTCTTGGCGATATCGGCTGTCTCTCGTTCTTCCCGACCAAGAACCTCGGCGCATTCGGTGACGCCGGCATGTGCGTCACCAACGATCCCGCGCTCGCTCAACGCCTCGAGATCTTTCGGGTGCACGGTAGCAAGCCGAAGTATTACCACGCTTTCGTGGGCGGTAATTTCCGCCTCGATGAAATCCAGGCGGCCGTGCTCAATGTCAAGCTGCCGCATCTCGATGCCTGGAGCGAAGCTCGGCAGCGCAATGCCCGGATCTACGATCAAGCCTTTCAGAAGGCGCAGCTCGGGGCCAGGGTCGTTACACCACCGGCCACAAGCGGCGCACGCCATATCTATAATCAATACGTCCTTCGCGTACAGGAGCGCGACAAACTGCGCGCCTGGCTCGCGGAGCAGGGCGTTGGCACCGAAATCTACTACCCGCTGGCGCTGCATCAACAGGCCTGCTTTGCCTATCTGGGCCACGGCGAGAGAGATTTTCCCGAATCCGAACGTGCCGCGGCCGAGTCCCTCGCATTGCCAATCTATCCCGAGCTGACCGAGGCGCAGCTCCACTATGTCGTGGAGCGGATAGTCGCTTTCTACCAGGGCAGCTGA
- the pgi gene encoding glucose-6-phosphate isomerase → MVAAAAQPAWRRLTVLANERGARHVRELLRDTDRYASFTRSFGSWLFDFSRQRVDGDILHALVDLAGTAGLESAIRAMWRGDAINRSENRPALHIALRQPRGANIGGSAIHDLVLEERERMLRFAEQLRGGDWRLVINVGIGGSDLGPAMAVEALRPYGAGAPRVEFVSNVDGCRLADLLAEADPARTLFIIASKTFTTQETMANARAAREWIAERLGEAQLLRHFAAVSVNTAAMNDFGVHPEQRFCMWDWVGGRYSLWSSIGLALAVAIGRDQFESLLAGAHAMDEHFRSAPFADNLPVLAALLGIWNINFLRLPTLAVLPYDDRLRRFPAYLQQLEMESNGKSVSIDGSPLDHETAAVLWGEPGNNAQHSFFQLLHQGSARAALDFVLPVRSSCERQSQQDLAIANCLAQAEAFALGQQDGPAEKQHAGNRPATLLLFDRLDPANLGRLVALYEHKVYAQSVIWGINAFDQWGVELGKRMCGALLSAVAPRGPRADQPERLRKLLDYVDRFRANDGR, encoded by the coding sequence GTGGTCGCCGCGGCGGCACAACCGGCATGGCGACGGCTGACCGTGCTCGCCAACGAGCGCGGTGCGCGGCATGTGCGCGAATTGCTCCGCGATACGGATCGCTATGCGAGCTTCACGCGATCGTTCGGATCCTGGCTTTTCGATTTTTCGCGCCAACGCGTGGATGGCGACATCCTGCATGCGCTCGTCGACCTGGCCGGCACGGCGGGTCTCGAATCGGCCATACGGGCCATGTGGCGCGGCGATGCGATCAACCGCAGCGAGAATCGTCCGGCGCTACATATCGCGCTGCGCCAGCCACGAGGCGCCAATATCGGCGGCTCCGCGATTCACGATCTGGTGCTCGAAGAGCGTGAACGGATGCTGCGATTTGCCGAGCAGCTGCGCGGCGGCGATTGGCGCCTGGTCATCAACGTCGGCATTGGGGGCTCGGACCTGGGTCCCGCCATGGCGGTCGAAGCATTGCGACCCTATGGCGCCGGCGCGCCGCGCGTCGAGTTCGTGTCGAATGTCGACGGCTGCCGACTCGCGGATTTGCTCGCCGAGGCGGATCCGGCACGCACGCTTTTCATCATTGCATCCAAGACCTTCACCACCCAGGAGACCATGGCCAACGCGCGCGCGGCACGCGAGTGGATCGCCGAGCGGCTCGGCGAGGCGCAGCTGCTGCGTCATTTTGCGGCCGTGTCGGTCAACACGGCAGCGATGAATGACTTCGGCGTGCACCCCGAGCAGCGTTTTTGCATGTGGGACTGGGTCGGTGGCCGCTATTCGCTGTGGTCGTCGATCGGTCTTGCACTGGCGGTGGCGATCGGTCGCGATCAATTCGAGTCGCTCCTCGCCGGCGCCCATGCAATGGATGAACATTTTCGAAGTGCTCCCTTCGCGGACAATCTGCCGGTGCTCGCCGCACTGCTTGGCATCTGGAACATCAACTTCCTGCGGCTGCCGACGCTTGCCGTGCTGCCCTACGATGATCGCCTGCGCCGTTTCCCGGCCTACCTGCAGCAACTCGAAATGGAGAGCAACGGCAAGTCTGTCTCGATCGATGGCAGCCCGCTCGATCACGAGACGGCTGCCGTCCTCTGGGGTGAGCCTGGCAACAACGCCCAGCATTCATTTTTCCAGCTCTTGCACCAGGGTTCGGCGCGGGCGGCGCTCGATTTCGTTCTGCCCGTACGTTCATCCTGCGAGCGTCAGTCGCAACAGGACCTGGCGATCGCCAATTGCCTTGCGCAGGCCGAGGCGTTCGCACTCGGGCAGCAGGACGGGCCCGCGGAAAAGCAGCACGCAGGCAACCGGCCAGCAACGCTCTTGCTTTTCGATAGGCTCGATCCCGCCAATCTCGGTCGACTCGTGGCGCTGTACGAACACAAGGTCTATGCGCAGAGCGTGATCTGGGGCATCAACGCCTTCGACCAGTGGGGCGTGGAGCTCGGCAAGAGAATGTGCGGTGCATTGCTGAGTGCCGTCGCGCCGCGAGGTCCGCGAGCCGATCAGCCCGAGCGCCTGCGCAAGCTCCTGGACTATGTGGACCGCTTCCGCGCGAACGATGGCCGCTAG